AATtagatattttgtgttgtttcgTTATATTATCATTCAGGACATTTGATGCTAAAGTGAAGTTTAATCTAAATACTATTTGAATCATGGGTTACCACTCACGTGGACTGTAGTAGCAGATGAACGGGTACTTCCCCTCACAGGGAACGTCCCACCATCGTCCAAAGGAGTTGAATCGTGCAACCACACAAGCCTCATTGTTCCCATTAGGTTCCCCAGCCTCCCAGAAGCTAAATGTAGAGTCACTTCCATCCGACCACTTCCAGGAGTCTCTGGAAAGTCCGATCCAGGCTGTGCCCCCAGCAGGTACCAGATCCTGTATCTTCTGGTTCTCTGCCATGTTCCTCACACTGGCCAGGTCTGTGTAGTTTGCTCTGCAGTAGCTCTGGGCCTCAGTCCATGTCATCGGGATGTTGATGAAGACAAATGTCACATTCGGTCCTGAAAATGGACGACAGTGAAGTTCTGTGTAGAGGCACCATAACATACAGCCTGCCATCAGTAACACATCTGTGGTgcctttataatatataatatatgatctTTAAATCACTGATATATAAGAAATCACATCAATGAAGTCATTCAtttgtaaacattaaaatgtaagacatcatcttaataaatgttattgagtATTTCTTATCAGTCTCTccacatgaatataaatatattaataattaaacaaagaaaagaggagcgaCAGGCAGCAATGCTAGCAGGTAGAGAATACCTTTGCTGCCATATGTTTACTTATTATTTGCTTCTCAGTCGCCTGTAAAGGACTTTGAATTGAACTAAACTGTATGAACTGATTGACTGATACTATATAggctcaaaataaaataaaataaatgaagagacagaaaagagaagagaaacttcACAAGTTAGTATTCTCACCTCTGACATCTAAGCAGATTGTCAGACGAGATTCCTTCACAACTGTCGTCCCACCATTGTCCCAGATGATCAATCAGTGTGCAGTGTTCTTTCCCTAAATAGTTGTCTGGTTGTCCAGGAGTCCCACAGTCTGAACTCTGTCTCTCCGGGTCTGTAGAAACTTCTGTCTGACAGTGACCACCTCCAGCTGTCCAGGTCATCGTAAAGACCTATCCAGATGTGCTGAAAGCAATATTTCATTGTGATATAAAGAATTAGACCCTGCTCTAGcttttgttcaatgcaacatatttacataaactTTGCATTCACAGTCTTGATACTGCCCATCAGTCTGATCCTCTACGACTTTATTACAGGATTTCATGATTCCTTTGGCTCAACTTTCAAAACAGTTTCAATTTGAAAGCTCTTAAAGATCAGGTTCACATTCTttgtgtcttaaaacaatattcaggtGTCATATAAGATAGAAACATGTTCatcattcctcctcttcataCTGGACTATAAGAGACGCTcttgtgaagcactttaatgTAAGTGATGAAGGATAACGTCCACTGCAGCTCAAAAGGGAAACACTGTCTGGTGAAACACAATGAGGGAGTTTTATActaaaacactttatacttctactcgactacattttagagacattgtgtactttttactgcgaTACAgtttagttattagttactaTGTCGGGTCAGATTTTAACCTTTCAGACCACCTGTCACcaacataattattaaaaaggactttgaaatgaaagagataGAAAAGTGAACTCACACGGCCGTAACGTGTCTTTTTAATTCTGCTTAAATCCACCATGTTGTTCAGGGTGTTCACATCCTCCATGTTGTGTACAGTGACCAGGTCCGtgtatttctctctgcagtaaCTTTGTGCTTCAGTCATGTTCTTCagatcataaataaaatggaactgACGTTCAGCATGTGATGAGACAGCACACAGCCCtgtagtgacacacacatgcacattgatTAGATTTAGGCTGTAACTTGACTTtgtaacatcacatttcagtgtATTCAGACGTGTCATTGTAACTCAGTGTGgagtttaacatttacattttactctaGTACTTTACATACCAGCAGAATTGTTTAGTATTTAGTAGTATTTCTGTGTTATGCTGcttcatacttctactacagaacattttacacggaaatatttttaagattttaccttaaaacaaatgatagtAATCTTAAAATACAGTTAATCATTCTGTATTAAACTTAGTTTCTCCTCTTCTTATATGAATCATCTCACAACGCCTCAGATCTACCAGGTGACCCTCTGGAGGGGCCTGAccctcaggttgggaaccactggactaaactagCCAACTGTACACAAAGTAGTTAAAACTCCATCTGGAGCAGCTCCAACAGTAACGCTGCTCTAACATTGATCAGCATTAACAATCTAATGATGTCACATAGAATCAGATATCAGTCACTGGAGACATGTTACTGCtcaatgactacttttactgctgatacattaagtacattcaGGTACGTCAAGCCTGTCTTAAAACAATTCTCACAGGACAAAATGTACATCAAACAGGTTTTCGTGGATACAAGCGTCTGAAATGAGTTTGTCGGGTGTCTGGAGGAGCTCAGACCTCCGGAGGGAGTTAAGCTGCTCCTTTGAGACAAAAGAGGCCCGTTGAGGttttacattgttgtgttggttattttactaaagtaaaggatcCGAGTACTTTTCTACCACTGAGTAAGTTATCTTCAGATATGGGTGAAAGCCCAGATCTAGCATCAGGGCAGATCTACCAGGGGCCAATGTGCCTGAGGGCTCCTGCATttagaacaaatacaaatagaatGAGGTGGTTCACTGTTGTTCACTAGTGCAGGTATAAATGGTACctgtgtacattttaattgatttatcccTCGTTTAGTTTAAAGGATAATGGAGAGCTGTGGATCCTGCATCTTTCAGACGGATTCAAGATCAGTGTTCGTCtgcacattaattataatataactgAAGTGCATCACAATAGTGTTCAGATAAGAGTTCTGTTGCCACAATGATGTCTCAATGTACTgtaatcaaataatataaacacGTATAAAACACTTGCCTGGTGCAGCCATGATGAGCAGAAGAACTACGTCCATCGTTGTTTGCTCTCTGTTCATTTGATGTGTGTTGCAGCTGTTGAAAGAGTGTATTGTGTGAGACATACAAGGCTTAAAGTACGACAGCATCATTTGAATTCATGCAAATTGTCCAACAATGCACCTCACCACATCTAATGTTAAGACGACAGGCCCATGGACGCACAGACGGGTGCAAGTACCTTTGACCGGCAGCACGCCGCACAACAAAGCTCGCCTGCTTCCTTCATCTCAAAGGATTCACCAGCTGAGCTAAGAGCTGAGAGCTAAGTAGCCGTTCCATTCATGAACTGAACTTCCACTGGGCATAGTATATGATTTAGTATACATGAAGTTTACACGGCTAAGTAAGCATAGAACTGCTATACTGTTGtgaatgtatgtacatgtgttgatTAGTTTGTTATTCCCTCAActgtattgtgtaatctgttgtatTGAGCTAATAGGTAACCAGAGGTTGTTTCAGCATGTGATATGttagtattgtacacacagacagagcatGAACACTAACCATCTTCTTAACCCGGCTCCATCACCATACACGTTACCATCTCACAGTAATTTGtggatttgtctttttaacatCACGACACACACAGCTAAAGACTCAAAGCTCCCGCTTCATATGTTCCCTTTTGTTCTACACACGTATGTGCACACGTACGCAGAGCACGTGGAGACGGTCTCAGGACCGCACACGCATTATTTTCGGCGCCCTCcggacaggcacacacactgtctctctcttttacacacacacccacacacacactgtctctctctttcacacacacacacacacacacacacacacacacacacacacacacacacacacacgcacacacacacgcacacacactctgtctctctctttcacacacacacacacacactgtctctctctttctctcacacacacacacacacacacacacacacacacacacacacacacacacacacacactctgtctctctctttcacacacacacactctgtctctctctttcacacacacacacacacactgtctctctctttcacacacacacacacacacacacacactgtctctctctttctctcacacacacacacacacacacacacacacacacacacacacacacacacacacacacacacacactctgtctctctctttcacacacacacacacacactctgtctctctctttcacacacacacacacacactctgtctctctctttcacacacacacacacacacacacacacactgtctctctcttccacacacacacacacacacacacacagtctctctctttcacacacacacacagacacacacacacacacccacactcccacacacacacagacacacacacacacacacacccacactcccacacacacacacagataagttCACACAAtctgaaaacagagagaagtcttgatgaattgaagtaaatggaggcTGCgcttaacaacagcaaaactgtatcaaacatctgtttacaaactctcacataactcgtgcagtataatcaaGTAGTGATGAGTAGTATAGtttgtaaactgatgttttgatatttttgctGTTCCAGTGTTCCAGCACCAGTTATATGAGTCATGTGGACGAGCAGACTGCTGTCACGCAGCTCAGTTGCTCTGAGGGATCACATTTGACTTtcaaattattttgtgtttgtatgaagTTAGAAAGACCAAACCAGCCATGGAAGTATTCAAATCCTCTTCAGTAAAATGAGCTGATCTAGTACAATACATCTCTTGTCTTCGTATGAGATACCACGCTGTAAacatactccattacaagtaaaagtcctgcgtGTATGTAGAGTTTAGCTTAAGAACATTATAAGGAGCTGCTCAGCATGTTCCTGGGTAACGCTCACAGCCCTCTCATCTCGCTCAGCGTGcctctgagcaaggcaccaCACAACCGCGCctacatcctaaagacacataaagaatgaaaaacaaagcctAAAGGATTTCAAATCAACATCGATGTGATGACTTTTCTCAGAGTACGATCGAGCCATTCAGAACTACACCCGGTTTGACGACTGGTACCTGTGGGTCCAGATGCACAAAGGAACCGTCTCCATGCCAGTTTTCCAGTCTCTGGAGGCCTTCTGGCCCGGCCTGCAGGTACAAACAGTACACTGAACTTAAGCTTCTGATAAATGCATAATGCTGGTAAATATTCATTTCCTTTGTGTTTCAGTCTCTCCTGGGGAACTTGGACAGCGCAGTGAGAACCTTCCAGAACTATTACTCTGTGTGG
This window of the Cottoperca gobio chromosome 7, fCotGob3.1, whole genome shotgun sequence genome carries:
- the LOC115010572 gene encoding C-type lectin-like; this translates as MTWTEAQSYCRANYTDLASVRNMAENQKIQDLVPAGGTAWIGLSRDSWKWSDGSDSTFSFWEAGEPNGNNEACVVARFNSFGRWWDVPCEGKYPFICYYSPLPKQELKLFKLKVKKSSSVDLDDPAVLENMLLTIKQKLKGLDENIQVNWKKQPDGKVFYKEKKTKEEEKTKEEEKTKDEL